In the Balaenoptera musculus isolate JJ_BM4_2016_0621 chromosome 2, mBalMus1.pri.v3, whole genome shotgun sequence genome, TGTGGAACAAAAAGTGGCAGGCCATATACAAACAGTTTGACATTGCCTGTTCAGGGACCATTGGCAGCAGTGAACTCCCAGGGGCCTTTGAGGCAGCAGGATTCCGCCTGAATGAGCATCTCTACAACATGATCATCCGACGCTACTCAGATGAGGGAGGGAACACTGATTTTGACAACTTCATCAGCTGCCCGGTCAGACTAGATGCGATGTTCCGTGCCTTCAAATCTCTTGACAAAGATGGCACTGGACAAGTACAGGTGAACATCCAGGAGTGGCTGCAGCTGACCATGTATTCCTGAACGGGAGTCCCAGACCTGCCCCCCTCATCGCCTCGCTGTAGGAGTCACCTTGGACTCTTCAGTCTCCCCCAGGCCTGATCCTGTTTGCAGGCACATCTTCATGGCTCCTGCTGACCCACAGGCCTTTCTGTTCTCCCAGCCCTTGGCACCTGGATTCTCAGTCAAGAGCCAGGGCCCGACATGCTTCAACACACCCTGCCCCAGCACGCCCATCTCACATCTACTCCATAACCCCTCTCTTGCATCTGTGCCAAGCCCAATGTTCGTGTTGCTTGCACACCCCAGGGGCCCTTCTCTCAGTTCTGGGAGGATCACTCCAGTCCCTACACACCCTGGCACACCCACTCAGTTACCACCCAGGCAGCTGAACTCCAGGCCATAAAAGGTCACATGCCCCAGTGCCTTTGTCTGTATTCTGCTCCCAGCCTGCCAGGCCCAGGAGGAAATAAATGCACCCTAGTTGCTGctctctctgaaaaaaaaaaaagattgtctcCACCCCTTGCTATCAAGAACATTAGTCCTAGTGACTCCTTCCTTCATGTCTAAGAAAAGGGGATGCTATTTAACCATTTATTCACTTTATTCAACATGTATTCATTCAGTGcctggtggtgttttttttttaaagaccatttttatttttatttattttttaattaatcttatttatttttggctgctttgggtctttgttgctgtgtgcgggctttctctagttgcagcgagcaggggctactctttgttgcggtgcaggggcttctcattgcggtgccttctcttgttgtggagcacgggctctaggcacgcaggcttcagtagttgtggcgtgcgggttcagtagtggtggcttgcaggctctagagcacaggctcagtagttgtggcacacgggcttagttgctccacagcatgtgggatcttcccggaccagggcttgaacccatgtcccctgcattggcaggcggattcttaaccactgcaccaccagggaagtcccagtgcctGATGTTTTCCTGGGCACTGGGGATAAAGTAATGACCGAAAAAAGACAGAGCCTTGGACTGGTGGTCAGAATCACACCAATAGATGTAAATTACACTCTGTGATAAGGGCTTATCTTTCCAAGAGGAAATTCTCCCTGTTCTTAATTTGTCCCTTTTGCCTCCTTGTATCCCAGCTGCTTCCCCTCTCCAACATCAATCTCATCCACCTTCTTCCCTGTCAGCAACGTGCTCTGGTTCTTTCCTTTTACCCTGCCTCCAAACATCCTGACAGAATAGTTTTACATTCCTCACCTTCTTTTCAGCCAGCAAACCATGTAAGTTGGTTTCCGTCCACCCCACACTACTGAAATGCTCTCTCAAGGTTGGCAACAAGGATCCCACCATTACGAATCCTCATCGCCGCTTCATCGTGGCTCTCAACCTCTCCCAGGACCTAACACCCCAACAACTACCTCCATCTGCAAACGTTCTTCCCTACCAGACggtgctctcttctttctccttacaCTGCCAAGCCACTGGTGTTCCCAGGGTTCTGTCCTCAgccctctctgtcttctctccaaTCTGGGAGACGCCATTCACTTTCCAAGCATCAGTGACACTCTCTCTAATCATAGCTCCAGTTTGGGTCTCTCCTGGGCTCAGATCCATATTTCCATCTCAGCCTTTACTCTTGGATGCCCTGTTGAACTTCAGATCTAAGGATGTGCGAAACAAAATTCATGgttttccctcccaccctgcttCTCCATTTCTACCACAATCAATAATATcactttctgggacttccctggtggcacagtggttgagaatccgcctgccaatgcaggggacacaggttcaagccctggtccgggaagatcccacatgccgtggagcaaccaagcgcgcaagccacaactactgagcctgcgctctagagcctgcgagccacaactactgaagtctgcgcgcctagagcccgtgctctacaacaagagaagccaccacaatgagaagcccgcgcaccacaacgaagagtagcccctgctcgacgcaaccagagaaagtccacacgcagcaacgaagacccaacacagccaaaaataaataaataaataattaaaaattaaaaataataataatatcacttTCCATTCAGGCACCCAAGTCAGAAGCCTCCAAGTGATCTGTGATCACACTTTCCTCATCATTCAGGCATTCTATCTGCCATTGAGTTCTACACCCAGAATGTCTATCCCAACAAGGGATGGCAAGTAGGTTTCACCTAATGTACCGACTCTAACCAGTTAGTCGTGGCTGCCTGGAGAActactgtgttgagaaggatgcTGAGGCAGCTTGTGGCCTCACTGTGATCAGCTATCAGTTCTGCTTTGGGTGGTGGTACACGTGCCAGGTATTTGCCATCCAGCTCTAAACCTTCCCTGGTGAACAAATGAGATCACCCTTTACCGTTCCCACTGCCCCTGCTCTGGATACTCTCTGAAAACGTATTACAATAGTCTCTGGGGGTTGCCTCCTTtcagtctctctcttctccacatcATCAATCATCCAGACCTTGGTTTAGCTCTCCGAAGCAAAGATCTATCTGTTCATGCCTGTTTAGAAAGGCCCCCTCATACTAGAATAAAGCATACAGCATTAAAGTCCATTTAGACTCTGACTACAGCACACCTACCTACTGCCGTATGCCCTGTGTCTCCCAGATCAGACAGTATAGCATCGTGGTTCACGGTACAGACTTGAGACCGCCCTGCCCGGTTTCAAACTTCAACTCTGCCACATTGGTTGTGTGACCCTGAGCGAGTTATttgactctctgtgcctcagcgaTCTCATCGGCAAAATGAGGAGAATAATCCTACTGAACTCAtaggggattaaatgagttaaaggaTAGAAAACACTAAAAGAGCTCCTGGCATGTGATAAACCCAATATAAACATTGACTCCTATCATTGCTACTACGCCTGGCACACTTACCCCAGTGACTTTGGCCAAGCTGTTTCCACTGACCCTGCCCCACCTTTCCCCACTCCCAGGAAGAATACGTGTTCCTTGCTCTGTCCTCCCACAGAATGTGTCATACTCCTCAACTCCAGCAGTTATCACAGTGTACTGTACTTagttgtgctttttgtttttttggccgagcacagcatgtgagatcttagctccccaaccatggatcgaacctgcgccccctgcagtggaagggcggagtcttaacaactggacggccagggaagtccctgtacttaattttttatgtgtgtgCCTGACCCAATAGTTGggggctccttgaggacagggaaggTTCATGGGAGAAAGTTTAGAGACGGATGGGAGGGTGTCTTATTTACGTCTATGTCCTCTACTTCTACCATGGTGTCTGGAAAATAGTAGATATGATTACGTCTGAATGACGACATGATGGATAAAGGAAGAAATGAGTTGGCAGAGGCAGAATGAGCACTGGGTAGTGATAACGATTATAGTTGAAACTGTGGTTTATCTACAAGGGAGCTAATAAATAACAGTCAATCTATTGGAATCCTATATCAGTAGCAGGTATATTTGTTCTTACTTTTATACCAGTACGTCACCAGGAATCGATTACCCAGTTCTGACTTTTTCTTTGACCCCAGAAAGGGCTTTTATTCACTTAAATGTTATAGTGCCCATTCTCATCTCTATAAACACGAACTGCATTCTTCACGGCCCAATTCCGACGTCCCCTCCAATTCTACGCTAGGTTTAGCACAAACAGAAGCTCCTTATTGGACTGTAAGACCCTTGAGGGTCCCATGATCCTGACTATCAGGAGCCTGTCAATCCTGCTCTAATCCTACAGTTAATTGTAAAAAGGCATTTGGAGAGCTTTGACTTACCACTTGGATTAGAAAGAATTAGGCCTCTTCTGAAAAGTACTTATCACATCACTGCCTAACACTCTGGGTATGATTcagaatgtactttttttttttttcttaacatttttattggcgtataattgctttacaatggtgtgttagtttctgctttataacaaagtgaatcagctatacatatacatatatccccatatctcttccctcttggtccctccctccctcccacccgccctatcccacccctctagctggtcacaaagcactgagctgatctccctgtgctacgagactgcttcccactagctatctattttacatttggtagtgtatatatgtccatgccactctcccactttgtcccagcttacccttccccctccccgtgtcctcaagtccattctctagtaggtctgcgtctttattcccgtcagAATGTACTTTTGTAGGCAATAGATTTCCACAGTTTATAGTAAACAGCCAGGCATACTTATGTGCATCTTAGCTTCTCTTCGAGATTTACAACCTTGGTTCTGCCCTTGTGGGTTCAGAGCACATGGCATGCCCTTCAAAAGTGCAGAGGGGGGAATCCTCCTCCATGTTCTCTTATTTTCTGCACAAACCAGATCTCCCAGTTCATTCCACAGAGATATTTGTTTGCTGACCAGCAGATGCATTGAAAATATGCACAGCACGTTGCCAGTGTGCAGATTGGAAGGATCTGTCAGCAGGAGCCTGTCAATCCTGTTCCACACCACCCTGCCACAGCCCCGGCAATATCCAGAGTTCTGTTTGCTCCACAGACGAGATGCTTATCTATAGCGGCTGACGTGCTTCCCAGCTGGCCTTCTCCTCTTTGCTTCCCCTAACCTAACAGACAGGCAGGTTGgagaagacacacacagagagtgTATTGACTGTTCCAGTTTTAGCAAAAGGCTGAGGGAAATCCATGTAAAGCAAGCCTATGTGATtctgtggtggggggagaggaggttgCATAATTTGGGGGTGTGCGTGTATGatttggagaggaagaaaagaagaggataGAATCTGCTGAGGGATAGGTGGGGAGAAAAATGACAGTCCTGGAGAACGCAGCGAGGTGGAGGCCAGCATCCGTGAGCATTCGTTGGGGACGAAGACCAGAAAATCGTGAATCTGAGCAAGCCTGGGCTGACAGTGGACAGGCCACCTTGTAGAGAAGGTGTAGCCCAATGCCAAGTTCCCAGAAAAGACCTCCCAAGAGCAGGGTGTCCCCCAGGACCCTGAGTTGTGGATGGGCAGTGTGAGATTCAGTGGGGAAATCCTGGAACATGAGTCAAATAGCAGCAGCTATGGCAACAACACAGAAAGCCAGTTCTGGTtcaagtctttctttctttttctttttctttctttctttctttctttcttttttttttttttggccacactgtgtggcttgcaggatctcagttccccaaccagcgattgaacccgggccccagcagtgaaagtccggaatcctaaccactaggcaaccagggaactcctccaatttttttttctttctttttttttggtggggggaagaCCCAGCCGTCCACAAGTTACATGGACTTCAGTGAAGCCCCATGAGGGCCTGTGTTCTACATTAAGACTCCTTGATGGCAAATGACAGAAACCAGCTTCAGCAAGCCTAAGCAGAAAAAGGGGGGATGGGAGTGACAGCAAGAGTGACATAGAAAATCCACATGCAGAAATGAGACTTGGCCTCTGAAAAGGCCTGGAACCAGACATTTAAATACTACGTCACAACTCTCTGTGTGTCTTGTCTCTTCTCCCCgtgcagcttcttttttttttttttttttaataaatttatttatttatttatttatggctgtgttgggtcttcgtttctgtgtgagggctttctccagctggggcaagcgggggccactcttcatcgcggtgcgcgggcctctcaccatcgcggtctctcttgttgcggagcacaggctccagacgcgcaggctcagtaattgtggctcacgggcccagttgctccgtggcatgtgggatcttcccagaccagggctcgaacccgtgtcgcctgcattggcaggcagactctcaaccactgcgccaccagggaagcccgtgcgcagcttCTTGATTCAACTCTGCAGACCAGCTTGCTCTGCTCTTCCTTTCATGTGGCAGAACATTTCATGTGGCTCCCAAGTTTACATGGTACAGATGCAGCCACACATACCGACTGACTGATGGTCTCTCAGGGCCCCAGATCCAAGCTCCCAGGTGAGAGAATCCAAATGCTCAGCTTGTTTCAAGAGTTCGCTCCTGATCTTATCAACTCCAGCTGGGGCAAGAGGTCGTGCCAACAGGGCTGCTGGATGGCGGGAGGGAACTTCTGAGAGAAGTGGGCCGGAGAAGACGTCCAGTAGATGTCTACCCTGTCACTTGTCTCTGCTGCTGCTCTCAGTGTTGTTCTTGTTGGTCCCTCTTTCCCCAGGTCTTTACATGGCTGCTGCCTCCTCACATTTACGTCTCAGCTCAATTATCATCTCCCTGGAGACGGGATCCTTGACCATGCCAATTAAAATAACACTcaccctctctccaccccttcccattctctctctgCTGTGGGCTGAATCGTGTCCCCCCAAAAtccacatgttgaagtcctaactcccactacctcagaatgtgactatttggagagaaggcctttaaagaggtaattaagttaaaattaagtCATTACGGTGGGCCCTAAGGcgatatgactgatgtccttataagaagaggaaatttggataaAGACGTGTAAAGGAAAAACCATGTGAggccacagtgagaaggtggccgtctgcaagccacagagagaggctgagaagaaaccaaccctgctgacaccttgatctcagacttccagcctccagaactgtgggaaaatacatttttgttgttgaagccacccagcctgttgaactttgtcacagcagccctagcaatGAATTCCTTGTTCGATGTTTCCTCAAAGAGGCAGTTTAGACAGTGGTTGATGCCCAGACTGTGGCTCTGGGCTCTCTCAACAGTAATGGCAGCAGCTGGTGTGGCAGGTATAGGGGTTTTGGTGGTagctggggagaaggcaggcCTAGGTCAGGCTCCAGGGACAGGCAAGGCACGGCTCAGGCGGCCAGGCCAAGGCAAGGCTGGAGAATGGCCTTTCCACCTGCTTTGGTGACAGGGAGACCTTTTTACGGGTGCTACTGTCTTCCCCATCCAagaaggggcggggggagggagtgtCTCCCTGCTAAGCAGGCTGTGGCCTCCACTGTACTCCTGAGGGGCTCTAGTAAGAGTATGGCAGGGCACCTTACAAACCAGCACTGAGCTTGTCACTGCCACTGACCCCATTTCACTTGTTGACCAGGCTTTGATGAACCCATCATCCGGTGACCTAGTGGGGGTAGATTTTGCAAAATGGTTGAGGCACATATTAGGTCCCCATTAAATACCTCTAAAATGAAGGGAGTATGTGCAAACAACCAGGAATAGAAATAGCACACAGGCACAATCACTTTGTCCTGGATTTGGAAATTTCTCTGCTTCACAGGATATATTGTGTCCTCATAACACCCAGTATCTCCTTCAGTCATGCCAGCCACATGTTCCACATGTTTCCAAGCTCAGAATCCAGTTGTTGGCATCAGATAGACCAAACgtcccagtgcctgacacaaatTCTCACTTGTCACCTGGACATGTTGATACTCTGTGGACACAGACAGAATTGCCAAACTTGCCAGGGGTTCCAAGATCTGTTTGTTTTCCCTTATCTGGCTGTTCCTGTGTTCTGTTTTCTATAAGACTTAACTAtcaacatttttttgtttatatctcATATCTTATATCTCATAAGGGCTTCATCTTTTGTCAGACATTCTTTCCTTATTTGGCCCAGTGTCGTGCTAGTTTCTGGGTAGTTTTTCATCATCTCTTTTCTGGCTTGTTCCAGCTCACTCAGACTTTTTATACGTCCATAATTCTCCTATTGTCCTCTCTATATTCTTCCTCTCGAATtctattttcctattaaaaatttGGCTctctgcgcatctggagcctgtgctccacaagaagtagaggccgcgatagtgagaggcccgcgcaccgcaatgaagagtggcccccacttgccacagctagagaaagccctcgcacagaaacgaagacccaacacagccataaataaataaataaataaaaattaaaaaaaaaaaattaaaaaaaaaaaacgcagttcaagtactttctttaaaaaaaaaaaaaatttggctctgctttctcccccactttattttttctctcttttctttactcACCCTCTTTGTTCCCCTCTTTGTCTACTCTCTCCTGGCTCTAACAAAAGTTCCCCTCATCCAGATGCCCTCTGGATCTTCTGGCATGCCACCAGCTTCCCCAAAGTTCCTCTTCCCCATCCTGGTGAGATGCCTCTCCCAGGGTCCTTGCTTTCATGGCAGGGTCCTAAAAATCTCTTTATCAGTAGAAATCAGCCAAACTATTGCTTGAGGGCTAATACTGGGCTTGTCCCTTATTTCAAATAGCATAGTGATTTGTACATAGTAGTCACtcaatgatatttttattgaCGGTATTAGATTGCTTTTCACACTTATCTTGGAAGAGTTTTATAGGCTTTGGGTAGGGTACTGTTGAGCCATTTACTGCATGTATACAAATTATAAATTCCCAGGCACACCCAGATCATAGCAAAACCCTTTTGTTAGCTCTAAGGGGCATGGATTTGACACCAAAGAGTGGTGCATGGGGATGTGCAATTAAGGAAGTGAAGCGAAAAAGATGTTTGACCACATGATGAGCCCACTAAGTAGCAAGGGCATGAGCTTTACCTATCCCTGAAATGACCGAGGATTACTGGAAAGAAAGGCAAGAGGGTGACTCATCCCTTGTCTCCATAACAACTGGTTTGGCCATCCCTTTTTCTTATTACCAGAGGCTAGCCCTCTAAGGACAGAGGACAGCGATGCCACTCCTCGCCCTGTGGCCTCATGACTCAAAGTCTTAAGATTTACAGCATTTTCTGAAGAGGCAAAGGCCATTCCTGTCGGTAACTCCTTTTTAATACTCATAGGTTAGTCACTTACTGTGGATGATTCTTTCAAGTCAATTGGTTGCCAGGCACCCTCTTCAGAGAAGGGGTTATAGTTTCATAAACAATCCCCAGCATACAGTGACTTCTATGTATAAGCCTAGAGGGGACAGCAATGGAAAAACAGTACCAGCCACTAAGGCACTTTCAAATGTATCCTAAAGGATGCAAGACACCTTCCCAATTCCATCAAGTGAGTCCTTCATGTGCACACTTCCCTCCTATGGTAGAAAACTGGATGAAAGAATTCATCTTTACACAAttaattatttggttattttagaGAGGACAGGAATTATTTAGGAACCAGTTATACCTGGTTTCCTCCCTAGTTTACATAAGCCAGTCCCTGCGAGGATTCACTGCTCCGTGTTTGTCTAGATGAGTTGTAAAAGTCAGGACTTCTGTTCTGTTCCTCGACATGGATGAGCTTGGATAAGTGTCACTTTCCCTGACAGTAAAAATGAGATGATAATACTTATCTATGTCTTCCAACAAAAGGATAAGACAAAGTTAAAAGGAGAGTATACATAATTTGACTTTCCTGTGCAAAATGTACTAAGGAGTTGTCTGATAACTGCTTCAGAGTTGCTtatgcagttgtttttttttttttttttataaatttactttatttatttatttatttttggctgcattgggtcttcattgctgtgcactggctttctctagttgtggtgagtggggtactctttgttgcggtgcgtcggcttctcattgcagtggcttaggctctaggcacttgggcttcagtagttgtggcatgcagtcttcagtagttgtggcttgcgggctccagagcgcaggctcagtagttgtggcacatgggcttagttgctccacggcatgtgggatcttcccggaccagggccctaacccgtgtcccctgcattggcaggcggattcttaaccactgcaccaccagggaagtccctggagttgCTTTGAGACTAGGTCTATTTATTCGAAACAAGTGGTCAGCTTTTAGTTCCccattaaaaagtgttttttttgttttttattgttttgttttgatggaTTTTACAAACATAGCAACCTATTAATTgaattattcattattaaaattttaatcatttttaagaggCATTAAATAGTTAACTAAGAGGGAAAAGCACTGAAAGTGATAAAATCAAACAGCCACAGGGTTTTTCTCCAGTGCCCACACTATGAATTTATTTACTTAGcaaatattgagtgcctactatgtgcctctTGGATTCATCAGTGAATAATA is a window encoding:
- the LOC118889915 gene encoding calpain small subunit 1-like translates to MGEAAAQYNPEPPPPRTHYSNIEANESEEVRQFRKLFAQLAGDDMEVSATELMNILNKVVTRHPNLKTDGFGIDTCRSMVAVMDSDTTGKLDFEEFTNLWNKKWQAIYKQFDIACSGTIGSSELPGAFEAAGFRLNEHLYNMIIRRYSDEGGNTDFDNFISCPVRLDAMFRAFKSLDKDGTGQVQVNIQEWLQLTMYS